The Anguilla rostrata isolate EN2019 chromosome 18, ASM1855537v3, whole genome shotgun sequence genome has a window encoding:
- the LOC135244904 gene encoding muscarinic acetylcholine receptor M3-like yields the protein MDRIYNSTERSLYLTSSWPGVSVYRETVTMRGDQWPENVGGADNESFLYASANLTGRNESVGRPVEYDPLGGHTVWQAVLIGVFSCLLSLVTIVGNILVLVAFKVNKQLKTVNNYFLLSLAFADLIIGVISMNLYTAYIIMDQWAMGAWACDLWLAIDYVASNASVMNLLVISFDRYFSITRPLTYRAKRTTKRAGVMIGLAWAVSFVLWAPAILFWQYFVGERKVPPHKCYVQFLTEPTITFCTAIAAFYLPVTIMSVLYWRIYRETQNRARELAGLQASGSEGGEGGSSRSCGSCDQGEQQGFGSSVRRAGAAVGRFPFWLAERARRPGVAGGEEADRNSCDSWNNNDAAACMDQSASSDEDEIPETRAIFSIVINLPGIKPPGMGVAIGPRLAASDELDASEEDPLRGGEDGGRGRGGDGVQNDGYHQRFPSKAQAAPAVRAPDTAGEVCSPTGKSAPMSFKDAALARRFAARTRTQITKRKRMSLVKEKKAAQTLSAILFAFIITWTPYNIMVLVNAFCDNCIPQTLWALGYWLCYVNSTVNPMCYALCNKTFRSTFKLILLCRWNSRKRRKQLFLQRHSVTFRRRIPGDST from the coding sequence ATGGACAGGATCTACAACAGCACAGAGCGCAGCTTATATCTGACCAGCAGCTGGCCGGGAGTCAGCGTCTACCGGGAAACCGTCACCATGCGCGGAGACCAGTGGCCCGAGAACGTGGGCGGGGCCGACAACGAGTCCTTCCTGTACGCCAGCGCTAACCTGACGGGCAGGAACGAGAGCGTGGGCCGGCCGGTGGAGTACGACCCCCTGGGGGGGCACACCGTCTGGCAGGCGGTCCTGATAGGGGTCTTCTCCTGCCTCCTCTCGCTGGTGACCATCGTGGGGAACATCCTGGTCCTGGTGGCGTTCAAGGTGAACAAGCAGCTGAAGACTGTGAATAACTACTTTCTGCTCAGCCTGGCCTTTGCGGATCTGATAATCGGGGTCATTTCCATGAACCTCTACACGGCCTACATCATAATGGACCAGTGGGCCATGGGAGCCTGGGCCTGCGACCTGTGGCTGGCCATCGACTACGTGGCCAGCAACGCGTCCGTCATGAACCTGCTGGTGATCAGCTTCGACCGCTACTTCTCCATCACGCGGCCGCTCACGTACCGCGCCAAGAGGACCACCAAGCGGGCCGGGGTCATGATCGGGCTGGCCTGGGCGGTGTCCTTCGTGCTGTGGGCGCCCGCCATCCTGTTCTGGCAGTACTTTGTGGGGGAGCGGAAGGTTCCGCCGCACAAGTGCTACGTCCAGTTCCTGACCGAGCCCACCATCACCTTCTGCACGGCCATCGCCGCCTTCTACCTGCCCGTCACCATCATGAGCGTGCTGTACTGGCGCATCTACAGGGAGACGCAGAACCGCGCGCGGGAGCTGGCGGGGCTGCAGGCCTCGggcagcgaggggggggaggggggcagctcGCGCAGCTGCGGCAGCTGCGACCAGGGCGAGCAGCAGGGCTTCGGGAGCTCGGTCAGGCGGGCCGGCGCCGCCGTCGGCCGCTTCCCCTTCTGGCTGGCGGAGAGGGCCCGGCGGCCCGGCGTAGCCGGCGGCGAGGAGGCGGACCGCAACAGCTGCGACAGCTGGAACAACAACGACGCCGCCGCCTGCATGGACCAGTCGGCCTCCTCCGACGAGGACGAGATCCCCGAGACCCGCGCCATCTTCTCCATCGTCATCAACCTGCCCGGCATCAAGCCGCCCGGCATGGGCGTGGCCATCGGCCCCCGCCTGGCGGCCTCGGACGAGCTGGACGCGTCCGAGGAGGACCCCCTCAGGGGCGGGGAGgacgggggcaggggcaggggcggggaCGGGGTGCAGAACGACGGCTACCACCAGCGCTTCCCCTCCAAGGCCCAGGCCGCGCCCGCCGTCCGGGCCCCCGACACGGCGGGAGAGGTCTGCTCCCCAACCGGCAAGTCGGCGCCCATGTCCTTCAAGGACGCGGCGCTGGCCCGGCGTTTCGCCGCTCGCACCCGGACGCAGATCACCAAGCGCAAGCGCATGTCGCTCGTCAAGGAGAAGAAGGCGGCGCAGACTCTGAGCGCCATCCTCTTCGCCTTCATCATCACCTGGACGCCCTACAATATCATGGTGCTGGTCAACGCGTTCTGTGACAACTGCATCCCGCAGACGCTGTGGGCCCTGGGCTACTGGCTCTGCTACGTCAACAGCACGGTCAACCCCATGTGCTACGCCCTGTGCAACAAGACCTTCCGCAGCACCTTTAAGCTGATCCTGCTCTGCCGCTGGAACAGCAGGAAGAGGCGAAAGCAGCTGTTCCTCCAGCGGCACTCCGTGACTTTCCGGAGGAGGATACCCGGAGACTCCACGTAG